The proteins below are encoded in one region of Bradysia coprophila strain Holo2 chromosome X unlocalized genomic scaffold, BU_Bcop_v1 contig_45, whole genome shotgun sequence:
- the LOC119070046 gene encoding mitochondrial dicarboxylate carrier isoform X3 gives MSVREQIMTSQELKEKRISRWYFGGLASAGAACCTHPLDLIKVTLQTQQEGKVSIVQLTGRIVRQQGVLALYNGISASLLRQLTYSTARFGIYEVGKQSLDSNAGFASKVLLAGTSGFIGGIIGTPADMVNVRMQNDVKLPPESRRNYKNAIDGLLRVRREEGASRLFSGALTASSRGFMMTVGQIAFYDQRTVGRCKVYGSTGTAGIFQRIRSGIRTPGTTNNYHIFVVGTIAYEFRIFERRVGERLTNQVRFWGWVDLI, from the exons ATGAGTGTGCGAG AACAAATTATGACTTCACAAGAACTTAAGGAGAAAAGAATTTCTCGATGGTATTTCGGCGGATTGGCTAGTGCTGGTGCCGCATGCTGTACACATCCGTTGGATTTGATCAAGGTAACATTGCAAACACAACAAGAGGGAAAAGTGTCGATAGTACAGCTGACGGGCAGAATTGTTCGTCAACAAG GCGTTCTTGCTCTGTACAACGGTATATCGGCATCGTTACTTCGTCAGCTCACATACTCTACCGCTCGGTTCGGTATCTATGAAGTGGGTAAGCAATCGCTGGATTCGAATGCTGGCTTTGCGAGCAAAGTATTGCTGGCGGGTACGTCCGGTTTCATTGGCGGCATTATTGGAACACCGGCTGACATGGTGAATGTCCGAATGCAAAATGATGTAAAACTGCCGCCAGAGTCGAGGAGAAA CTACAAAAACGCTATCGATGGCCTGTTGCGGGTGCGTCGAGAAGAGGGAGCATCACGGCTATTTTCTGGCGCATTGACAGCATCGTCCAGAGGATTTATGATGACCGTTGGGCAGATAGCATTTTACGATCAA CGGACTGTGGGACGTTGTAAAGTATACGGCTCGACTGGGACCGCAGGGATTTTTCAAAGGATTCGTTCCGGCATTCGTACGCCTGGGACCACAAacaattatcacatttttgttgttggaacAATTGCGTATGAATTTCGGATATTTGAAAGGAGAGTAGGTGAGAGATTGACGAACCAAGTTCGTTTTTGGGGGTGGGTGgatttaatttga
- the LOC119070046 gene encoding mitochondrial dicarboxylate carrier isoform X1: MSVREQIMTSQELKEKRISRWYFGGLASAGAACCTHPLDLIKVTLQTQQEGKVSIVQLTGRIVRQQGVLALYNGISASLLRQLTYSTARFGIYEVGKQSLDSNAGFASKVLLAGTSGFIGGIIGTPADMVNVRMQNDVKLPPESRRNYKNAIDGLLRVRREEGASRLFSGALTASSRGFMMTVGQIAFYDQVKVFLLQTKYFKDDPRTHFVSSLIAGAMATALTQPLDVLKTRVMNSKQGEFNGLWDVVKYTARLGPQGFFKGFVPAFVRLGPQTIITFLLLEQLRMNFGYLKGE, translated from the exons ATGAGTGTGCGAG AACAAATTATGACTTCACAAGAACTTAAGGAGAAAAGAATTTCTCGATGGTATTTCGGCGGATTGGCTAGTGCTGGTGCCGCATGCTGTACACATCCGTTGGATTTGATCAAGGTAACATTGCAAACACAACAAGAGGGAAAAGTGTCGATAGTACAGCTGACGGGCAGAATTGTTCGTCAACAAG GCGTTCTTGCTCTGTACAACGGTATATCGGCATCGTTACTTCGTCAGCTCACATACTCTACCGCTCGGTTCGGTATCTATGAAGTGGGTAAGCAATCGCTGGATTCGAATGCTGGCTTTGCGAGCAAAGTATTGCTGGCGGGTACGTCCGGTTTCATTGGCGGCATTATTGGAACACCGGCTGACATGGTGAATGTCCGAATGCAAAATGATGTAAAACTGCCGCCAGAGTCGAGGAGAAA CTACAAAAACGCTATCGATGGCCTGTTGCGGGTGCGTCGAGAAGAGGGAGCATCACGGCTATTTTCTGGCGCATTGACAGCATCGTCCAGAGGATTTATGATGACCGTTGGGCAGATAGCATTTTACGATCAA GTCAAAGTATTCCTCCTTCAAACGAAATATTTCAAGGACGATCCACGAACGCATTTCGTGTCGTCGTTGATTGCCGGTGCAATGGCAACCGCTTTAACGCAACCGCTTGATGTGCTGAAAACTAGAGTTATGAACTCGAAACAGGGCGAATTCAACGGACTGTGGGACGTTGTAAAGTATACGGCTCGACTGGGACCGCAGGGATTTTTCAAAGGATTCGTTCCGGCATTCGTACGCCTGGGACCACAAacaattatcacatttttgttgttggaacAATTGCGTATGAATTTCGGATATTTGAAAGGAGAGTAG
- the LOC119070047 gene encoding uncharacterized protein LOC119070047 translates to MARSVILACNLNEPTDFTFIRQESDVDGSFLVNCILGQTFLTPNASAILVCMHHTYDHYFNAGKRLNFNLNDARNRGNLIVIDVLKATADTLCKFDSATIKPETVVSDIVADIELKVADLLRVKSSVTVILDDVHSLSHLKANEHLILALCRRLQRFSEMLAPKLRVIIKLHNSNLYECLANNISMLAQSEIQVNKLTSGYSKEVDGRLVVKRSNGFDGEKTVLYKVNERNIVVMQPGEPGLNIC, encoded by the coding sequence ATGGCCCGATCGGTAATTCTAGCGTGCAATTTAAACGAACCAACCGATTTCACGTTCATCCGCCAGGAAAGTGATGTAGATGGAAGTTTTCTAGTCAACTGCATTTTGGGTCAAACATTTCTGACACCAAACGCATCGGCAATTCTAGTTTGCATGCATCACACCTACGACCATTACTTCAACGCTGGCAAACGATTGAACTTTAACTTAAACGATGCACGTAACAGAGGCAATCTGATCGTAATCGATGTGCTCAAAGCCACGGCGGATACACTCTGTAAATTCGATTCAGCGACAATTAAGCCTGAAACAGTTGTCAGCGATATTGTAGCGGACATTGAATTGAAAGTGGCAGACTTGTTACGAGTGAAATCTTCCGTTAcggttattttggacgatgtACATTCGCTGAGTCATTTAAAGGCGAATGAACATCTAATTTTAGCCCTGTGTCGACGGTTGCAAAGATTTAGTGAAATGCTTGCACCGAAGCTCCGAGTTATAATTAAGCTGCACAATTCGAATTTGTACGAATGTTTGGCCAACAACATATCGATGCTGGCTCAATCGGAGATCCAAGTAAATAAATTGACGTCAGGCTATTCGAAAGAAGTGGACGGCCGATTAGTGGTTAAGAGAAGTAATGGTTTTGACGGCGAAAAGACTGTGTTGTATAAAgtaaacgaaagaaatattGTTGTAATGCAACCAGGTGAACCTGGACTCAatatttgttga
- the LOC119070046 gene encoding mitochondrial dicarboxylate carrier isoform X2 produces the protein MTSQELKEKRISRWYFGGLASAGAACCTHPLDLIKVTLQTQQEGKVSIVQLTGRIVRQQGVLALYNGISASLLRQLTYSTARFGIYEVGKQSLDSNAGFASKVLLAGTSGFIGGIIGTPADMVNVRMQNDVKLPPESRRNYKNAIDGLLRVRREEGASRLFSGALTASSRGFMMTVGQIAFYDQVKVFLLQTKYFKDDPRTHFVSSLIAGAMATALTQPLDVLKTRVMNSKQGEFNGLWDVVKYTARLGPQGFFKGFVPAFVRLGPQTIITFLLLEQLRMNFGYLKGE, from the exons ATGACTTCACAAGAACTTAAGGAGAAAAGAATTTCTCGATGGTATTTCGGCGGATTGGCTAGTGCTGGTGCCGCATGCTGTACACATCCGTTGGATTTGATCAAGGTAACATTGCAAACACAACAAGAGGGAAAAGTGTCGATAGTACAGCTGACGGGCAGAATTGTTCGTCAACAAG GCGTTCTTGCTCTGTACAACGGTATATCGGCATCGTTACTTCGTCAGCTCACATACTCTACCGCTCGGTTCGGTATCTATGAAGTGGGTAAGCAATCGCTGGATTCGAATGCTGGCTTTGCGAGCAAAGTATTGCTGGCGGGTACGTCCGGTTTCATTGGCGGCATTATTGGAACACCGGCTGACATGGTGAATGTCCGAATGCAAAATGATGTAAAACTGCCGCCAGAGTCGAGGAGAAA CTACAAAAACGCTATCGATGGCCTGTTGCGGGTGCGTCGAGAAGAGGGAGCATCACGGCTATTTTCTGGCGCATTGACAGCATCGTCCAGAGGATTTATGATGACCGTTGGGCAGATAGCATTTTACGATCAA GTCAAAGTATTCCTCCTTCAAACGAAATATTTCAAGGACGATCCACGAACGCATTTCGTGTCGTCGTTGATTGCCGGTGCAATGGCAACCGCTTTAACGCAACCGCTTGATGTGCTGAAAACTAGAGTTATGAACTCGAAACAGGGCGAATTCAACGGACTGTGGGACGTTGTAAAGTATACGGCTCGACTGGGACCGCAGGGATTTTTCAAAGGATTCGTTCCGGCATTCGTACGCCTGGGACCACAAacaattatcacatttttgttgttggaacAATTGCGTATGAATTTCGGATATTTGAAAGGAGAGTAG